The proteins below are encoded in one region of Diorhabda carinulata isolate Delta chromosome 3, icDioCari1.1, whole genome shotgun sequence:
- the LOC130891291 gene encoding larval cuticle protein A2B-like: MICKEVFITSFLIAACTATNPLNYAAYQQHPTAVVTQVVQPNPIVQRTAAVVQPATIASVNVPVVQTRVEPYDPNPQYSYAYSVNDQSTGDSKSQHETRSGDVVRGQYSLTDPDGTRRTVDYASDPFNGFNAVVQRTIAVRPH, encoded by the exons gAAGTATTTATTACTAGCTTTCTAATAGCGGCATGTACGGCCACAAATCCATTAAACTATGCTGCCTACCAACAACATCCAACAGCAGTAGTCACCCAAGTAGTTCAGCCAAATCCAATTGTTCAACGGACAGCGGCAGTAGTTCAACCGGCAACGATAGCGTCGGTGAATGTACCAGTGGTACAAACTCGAGTGGAGCCATACGATCCAAATCCCCAGTATAGTTATGCTTATTCGGTAAATGATCAAAGTACAG GTGACTCGAAAAGCCAGCATGAAACACGAAGCGGTGATGTAGTTAGAGGTCAATACAGTTTAACAGATCCAGATGGTACAAGAAGAACAGTAGATTATGCTTCAGATCCATTTAATGGTTTTAATGCTGTCGTACAAAGAACCATAGCCGTCCGACCACATTAA